In a single window of the Niabella ginsenosidivorans genome:
- a CDS encoding galactokinase, with translation MTIAELQKEFEKIYNKPTEHIFFCPGRVNLIGEHIDYNGGQVMPCAISLGTTLLVAKNNESVFRFHATDFEETATVAINKKGYTKSGSGWFNYPVGVIHEMQQKNITITGLDFLFSGNLPIGSGLSSSASVEVLTAHALNQLFAGGLTNVELAVLGKKVENGFMGLNSGIMDQFAVAMGKAGQAVLLNTDTLDYEYIPFEIGDHVLAIINSNKPRKLVESKYNERFSECRAALEKLRQQFPVNHLVEISIDQFSQHKGLLNDPVLEKRALHVISENNRVKQAKDALINGAIKTFGELMYASHDSLQHLYEVSGPELDAIVDFCRTYQNCIGARMTGAGFGGCAIALIKKDSFDDFSEKITAAYEAKIGYPPGVFSSVIAEGVRTVA, from the coding sequence ATGACCATTGCCGAATTACAAAAAGAATTTGAAAAAATTTACAACAAACCAACTGAACATATCTTTTTCTGTCCGGGCCGCGTAAACCTGATCGGGGAGCATATTGACTATAACGGCGGCCAGGTAATGCCCTGTGCCATTTCATTAGGTACTACTTTACTGGTTGCAAAAAATAACGAATCTGTTTTCCGTTTTCACGCAACCGACTTTGAGGAAACGGCAACTGTTGCCATCAATAAGAAAGGGTATACCAAATCCGGTAGCGGGTGGTTCAATTATCCCGTGGGTGTGATCCATGAAATGCAGCAGAAAAATATAACAATAACCGGGCTCGATTTTCTTTTCTCCGGTAATTTGCCCATCGGTTCGGGGCTTTCTTCCAGTGCTTCTGTTGAAGTGCTCACTGCCCATGCATTGAACCAGTTGTTTGCCGGAGGCCTCACAAATGTAGAACTGGCCGTGCTTGGTAAAAAAGTAGAGAACGGTTTTATGGGATTGAACAGCGGCATTATGGATCAGTTTGCGGTAGCAATGGGAAAAGCCGGGCAGGCGGTGCTGCTCAATACGGATACACTGGATTATGAGTACATACCGTTTGAGATAGGGGATCATGTTTTGGCGATCATTAACAGCAATAAACCCAGGAAGCTCGTCGAATCGAAATACAATGAACGCTTCAGCGAATGCAGAGCGGCATTGGAAAAGCTCCGGCAGCAATTCCCGGTAAATCATCTGGTGGAGATCAGCATTGATCAGTTCAGCCAGCATAAGGGCCTGTTAAATGACCCCGTTCTTGAAAAACGTGCCCTGCACGTCATTTCAGAAAACAACCGGGTAAAGCAGGCAAAAGATGCGTTGATCAACGGTGCCATTAAAACCTTCGGGGAGCTGATGTACGCATCGCACGATTCCTTACAGCATTTGTATGAAGTATCCGGCCCGGAGCTGGATGCCATTGTTGATTTCTGCCGGACCTATCAGAATTGTATCGGCGCCCGGATGACGGGGGCCGGTTTTGGCGGCTGTGCGATCGCTCTGATCAAAAAAGACAGCTTCGATGATTTTTCGGAAAAGATCACTGCAGCGTATGAAGCAAAGATCGGCTACCCGCCCGGGGTCTTTTCTTCTGTAATTGCTGAAGGGGTAAGAACTGTTGCCTGA
- a CDS encoding glycoside hydrolase family 88 protein, whose product MKRIFFFGMAIGLLVASLPTWAQKDMRRLIKNNEAFAAAQYKMLMKNVPADKMPRYYDPAKDQLQVSGVDWWTSGFYPGTLWLIYKATGDRELLAAAREKLAIEEPMKYYTGNHDIGFMIFCSFGTAYAITGDPQYKQVVLTAAETATKRYRPGMHAIQSWNKSRQFNAPVIIDNMMNLELLEWAAKNGGSKRLAEIAENHANTTLKNHFRPDGSSYHVVDYDTATGRVLKRVTHQGYADESAWARGQAWALYGFTMMYRFTKKPEYLAQAHKVARFILKNPNLPADKIPYWDFNAPDIPNAPRDVSAAAVTASALLELAQYSNKTQQASYTSDAATMLRSLSTTYRSKPGGSKGFILTQSVGHLPAHSEVNVSLTYADYYFMEALERYKKWVLK is encoded by the coding sequence ATGAAACGGATCTTTTTCTTTGGAATGGCAATCGGATTGCTGGTGGCGTCCTTACCCACATGGGCACAGAAGGATATGCGCAGGCTTATTAAGAACAATGAAGCATTTGCAGCCGCCCAATATAAAATGCTGATGAAAAATGTGCCGGCAGATAAAATGCCGCGGTACTATGATCCCGCAAAGGATCAGCTGCAAGTATCCGGCGTTGACTGGTGGACAAGCGGCTTTTACCCCGGCACCCTGTGGCTGATCTATAAAGCCACCGGCGATAGGGAGCTCCTTGCCGCAGCAAGGGAGAAATTAGCTATTGAAGAACCAATGAAATATTATACCGGCAACCATGATATCGGTTTTATGATCTTCTGCAGTTTTGGAACCGCTTATGCAATTACGGGAGATCCGCAGTACAAACAGGTAGTGCTTACTGCCGCTGAAACAGCTACAAAGCGGTACCGGCCGGGCATGCACGCTATCCAGTCCTGGAATAAAAGCCGGCAATTCAATGCACCGGTGATCATTGATAATATGATGAACCTGGAACTGCTGGAATGGGCTGCTAAAAACGGCGGCAGCAAGCGCCTGGCCGAAATTGCAGAGAACCATGCAAATACTACTTTAAAGAATCATTTTCGTCCGGACGGCAGCAGCTATCATGTAGTGGATTATGATACCGCTACCGGGCGTGTACTGAAACGGGTGACCCACCAGGGGTATGCCGATGAATCAGCATGGGCACGCGGACAGGCCTGGGCCTTATATGGATTTACCATGATGTACCGCTTTACCAAAAAGCCGGAATACCTGGCACAGGCTCATAAAGTTGCCCGGTTTATTTTAAAGAACCCGAACCTGCCGGCAGATAAGATTCCCTACTGGGATTTTAACGCGCCTGATATTCCGAACGCCCCGCGTGATGTATCAGCGGCAGCGGTTACGGCCTCTGCCCTGCTGGAGCTGGCTCAATACAGTAACAAAACACAACAGGCATCGTATACCTCAGATGCGGCTACCATGCTCCGGTCACTTTCCACCACCTACCGGTCAAAGCCCGGTGGCAGCAAGGGATTTATCCTTACACAAAGCGTGGGTCATTTACCGGCCCATTCAGAAGTGAACGTATCTCTTACCTATGCCGATTATTATTTTATGGAAGCATTGGAACGGTATAAAAAGTGGGTGCTAAAATAA
- a CDS encoding helix-turn-helix domain-containing protein encodes MKRIGTTSLEQFYEETAAQTGTEISTLLPPGISKEIGHFNIFNIAATIEAVKQRKQMPYNRRAYYKISLIRGRNRAEYADKVIEITGNALLFATPKVPYHWVPQDPHQSGHFCVFTDAFLVKNKTGMVPDDLPLFQPGGYPVFEITDKQAAELGAIFEKMKKEIASDYAFKYDLLRNYVLELIHYGQKLQPGTAQVVTPNAAARVTALFIELLERQFPIESPQQRLQLRTAKDYADRLAIHVNHLNKVLKENTGKTTTAMISNRILQEAKILLRQTDWTISEIAYSLGFEEVAHFSNFFKKQTALTPVFFRS; translated from the coding sequence ATGAAGCGCATTGGAACCACCTCGCTTGAACAGTTCTATGAAGAAACTGCCGCACAAACCGGAACCGAGATAAGTACGTTGTTGCCACCGGGCATCAGCAAAGAGATCGGGCATTTTAATATTTTTAACATTGCGGCCACTATAGAAGCGGTAAAGCAAAGAAAGCAAATGCCGTACAACCGGAGGGCTTATTATAAGATCAGCCTTATACGGGGCAGGAACCGGGCGGAATATGCGGATAAGGTTATAGAGATAACAGGCAACGCCTTGTTATTTGCCACGCCAAAAGTACCGTATCACTGGGTGCCGCAGGATCCGCATCAATCCGGGCATTTTTGTGTATTTACCGATGCCTTTCTTGTAAAGAACAAGACCGGCATGGTGCCGGATGACCTGCCCCTCTTTCAGCCGGGCGGTTATCCCGTTTTTGAAATTACGGATAAACAAGCGGCGGAGCTGGGAGCGATCTTTGAGAAAATGAAAAAAGAGATCGCTTCAGATTATGCCTTTAAATACGATCTGCTGCGCAATTATGTTTTAGAGCTTATCCATTACGGGCAAAAGCTGCAACCCGGTACAGCGCAGGTGGTTACCCCAAATGCAGCGGCCCGTGTTACGGCGCTGTTCATTGAATTGCTGGAACGGCAGTTTCCTATAGAGTCCCCGCAGCAGCGGCTTCAGTTGCGAACGGCAAAGGATTATGCCGACCGGCTGGCCATTCATGTAAATCATCTGAATAAGGTATTAAAAGAAAATACGGGCAAAACAACTACTGCTATGATCAGCAACCGGATTCTGCAGGAAGCAAAAATTTTATTAAGGCAAACCGATTGGACGATTTCCGAAATTGCCTACAGCCTCGGTTTTGAGGAAGTGGCCCATTTTTCCAATTTCTTTAAAAAGCAGACGGCGCTTACACCGGTCTTTTTCCGTTCCTGA
- a CDS encoding SDR family NAD(P)-dependent oxidoreductase — MSTKNKIAIVTGGSRGLGKNMAISLAKKGIDVILTYNSNKAAADETVAEIRALGQQAVAFQLDTRVISSFDDFIRQVTAHLQEQNGSPDFDFLVNNAGTALYATVGETTEAQLDDIVNIHYKGVFFLIQKALPFINEGGGIVNISSGLSRIILPGLSVYGSIKAAIEVLTRYLARELGPRKIRVNVVAPGAIETDFGGGHTRDNKEINAQIAAATALGRVGLPDDIGGVVAFLCTEDARWINGQRIEVSGGQAL, encoded by the coding sequence ATGAGCACAAAAAACAAAATTGCAATAGTAACCGGCGGCAGCCGGGGTTTGGGCAAAAATATGGCCATCAGCCTGGCTAAAAAGGGTATTGATGTAATACTGACTTATAACAGCAACAAAGCAGCGGCAGATGAAACCGTTGCAGAGATCCGGGCGCTGGGGCAGCAGGCGGTTGCTTTTCAGCTGGACACCCGCGTAATAAGCAGTTTTGACGATTTTATTAGACAGGTGACTGCTCATCTGCAGGAGCAGAACGGCAGTCCGGACTTTGATTTTCTGGTCAACAATGCCGGCACAGCGTTGTATGCAACGGTTGGCGAAACCACCGAAGCGCAACTGGATGATATCGTAAACATTCACTATAAAGGAGTGTTCTTCCTCATTCAAAAGGCTCTGCCGTTCATCAATGAGGGGGGTGGCATTGTAAATATTTCATCGGGCCTGTCGCGGATCATCTTACCGGGCCTTTCCGTATATGGCTCCATAAAGGCGGCAATAGAAGTGCTGACGCGCTACCTGGCCAGGGAATTAGGCCCACGGAAGATACGGGTAAATGTAGTGGCTCCTGGCGCCATAGAAACCGATTTCGGTGGCGGCCATACCCGCGATAATAAAGAGATCAATGCACAGATCGCAGCTGCCACGGCTTTAGGCCGTGTAGGTCTGCCGGATGATATCGGGGGGGTGGTAGCTTTCCTTTGCACGGAGGATGCCCGCTGGATCAACGGGCAGCGAATTGAGGTTTCAGGAGGGCAGGCGTTATAA
- a CDS encoding 5-methylcytosine-specific restriction endonuclease subunit McrB, whose amino-acid sequence MTNLIPLNITDTDILKAVRDINPSAIPPRRFYTKYYLVADGNKYPPKYVLSNANQYANGLELPLDLFTARQAVDYLTKLGFQVEKREEVPSYFEELERFLEQAKTEDLKYSSYNKNFIGLEVRVSFGRAHKAKVPRIAFLNKANSIQEYIYPAYFFYEEQGLLILAYGVNETHEPPHNWELHNPVTISKYFAEHDLGKPPNYGSSYVYKAYNANNPLNRDEIEEDLLDIIDIYNEMQEDTDMPTNTNETAQQEFRLSAFLEALNATGLSFHPSLVTRFVGSLLAKPFVILTGLSGSGKTKLAQAFVQWICKNAQQYSVVPVGADWTNREPLLGYPNALDAQDYVKPDNGALDLLLNANAHPAQPYFLILDEMNLSHVERYFADFLSVMESQEAIPLHAGGAQKRSGVPAAIKWPSNLFIIGTVNIDETTNMFSPKVLDRANTIEFRVTEREMAAFLNNPFGADKQPLNAAGASMAESFLKLSGIKAIPNDHADRQLINTTLISFFKELKKAGAEFGYRTATEILQLINQLEVIDSTLSLNKKLDIALMQKLLPKLHGSRRRLTPVLSTLGSLCFNGNGNIEHEVFEATGFDFEKDDRVLYPLSLEKITRMYKGAIDNGFTSFAEA is encoded by the coding sequence TTGACAAACCTCATACCATTAAATATAACGGATACCGATATCCTCAAAGCCGTCCGGGACATCAACCCTTCTGCCATACCCCCAAGGCGGTTCTACACCAAGTATTACCTGGTGGCAGATGGCAACAAATACCCGCCCAAATATGTGTTAAGCAACGCCAATCAATACGCCAACGGACTGGAACTGCCCCTCGATCTGTTCACTGCCCGGCAGGCGGTGGACTACTTAACCAAACTGGGTTTCCAGGTGGAAAAAAGGGAAGAAGTACCCAGTTATTTTGAAGAGCTGGAGCGCTTCCTGGAGCAGGCAAAAACAGAGGATCTCAAATACAGCAGTTATAATAAAAACTTCATTGGTTTGGAAGTACGGGTAAGTTTTGGACGGGCGCATAAGGCAAAAGTTCCCCGCATCGCATTTTTAAATAAAGCAAACAGCATCCAGGAATATATTTATCCTGCCTATTTTTTCTATGAGGAGCAGGGGTTATTGATACTGGCATACGGTGTTAATGAAACCCACGAACCACCCCATAACTGGGAGCTGCATAACCCTGTTACCATTTCAAAATATTTTGCAGAGCATGATTTGGGCAAGCCGCCTAATTATGGCAGTTCCTATGTGTATAAGGCGTATAATGCCAATAACCCGTTAAACCGGGATGAAATAGAAGAAGACTTGCTGGACATCATTGATATTTATAACGAAATGCAGGAGGATACCGATATGCCTACCAACACCAACGAAACCGCGCAACAGGAATTCCGGCTATCTGCTTTTTTAGAAGCGCTCAATGCAACCGGGCTCAGCTTTCATCCTTCGCTGGTCACCCGGTTTGTAGGTTCTTTACTGGCCAAGCCCTTCGTCATCCTTACCGGGCTTTCGGGATCCGGGAAGACCAAACTGGCGCAGGCTTTTGTACAATGGATTTGTAAGAACGCGCAGCAATACAGCGTGGTGCCGGTAGGAGCCGACTGGACGAACCGGGAACCGCTGCTGGGCTATCCCAACGCGCTGGACGCGCAGGACTATGTAAAGCCGGATAACGGCGCGCTGGATCTGCTGCTGAATGCCAATGCGCATCCCGCCCAGCCTTATTTCCTGATCCTGGATGAAATGAACCTCAGCCATGTGGAGCGCTACTTTGCAGACTTTCTCAGCGTTATGGAATCGCAGGAAGCCATTCCCCTGCATGCGGGTGGTGCCCAAAAAAGATCGGGTGTGCCTGCTGCTATCAAATGGCCATCGAATTTATTTATCATTGGTACGGTGAATATCGACGAAACCACCAATATGTTCAGCCCCAAAGTGCTGGACCGGGCCAATACCATTGAGTTCCGGGTAACGGAGCGGGAGATGGCGGCTTTTCTCAACAACCCGTTCGGCGCGGATAAACAACCGCTAAACGCTGCGGGTGCTTCCATGGCAGAAAGCTTTCTGAAACTGTCGGGCATCAAAGCCATCCCCAATGATCATGCAGACCGGCAGCTGATCAATACCACCCTTATCAGCTTTTTTAAAGAGCTCAAAAAAGCCGGGGCGGAGTTTGGCTACCGTACCGCTACGGAGATCCTGCAACTCATTAACCAACTAGAAGTAATAGATAGCACACTATCCCTGAATAAAAAGCTGGACATTGCCCTTATGCAAAAGCTATTGCCCAAGCTGCACGGATCGCGCCGCAGGCTAACGCCCGTGCTCAGCACTTTAGGATCGCTTTGTTTTAATGGCAACGGCAATATAGAGCATGAAGTTTTTGAAGCCACCGGTTTTGATTTTGAAAAAGACGACCGGGTATTATACCCCCTGTCGCTGGAAAAAATAACCCGCATGTATAAAGGCGCTATCGATAACGGGTTCACCAGTTTTGCCGAAGCATAG
- a CDS encoding DUF2357 domain-containing protein: MKAETSIEINLDSIATSLRLYIDARKPHTLFDGEESAAENNEARYQLVEGAFYDYAFNNPDYQLGDVGESIITPHKRNPHTGTLAPNIFTGTLTIPILHVHHPEPLTQIELEVQSVKTSYRNDYRDMLEFIMEQCTDLILQSNAPVVHSLEVDYSADSHTLYQQFAFIQSVIGTGDFAEAIHRIVTAPVTQWADAPELKDVRRVRRLSNAQVQELLKGSNRTELLAGHALRKAGLTTIPQKITTVAKTDTVDTPENRFVKHALEVFLKFCTDVHNAAAAQSKLYKESFLLIRTLEGFLHHSFFTSISAPTTLRLNSPVLQRKEGYREVLRTWLLFQVAAKLVWQGGDDVYRGGKKDVATLYEYWLFFKLLSLFRSVFKLNAEDIHQLIEKTEDGLNLRLKQGRHYPIQGVYDAGSRKLSIRFSYNRTFSGVKDYPHAGSYTSLMRPDYTLSFWPAGITEAEAEQQELITHIHFDAKYKIDHLNKFLEPSSAAALMQEKKENNKGIYKNADLLKMHAYKDAIRRTGGAYVLYPGHTALSRQGFHEIIPGLGAFPVRPSKTDDGIGALKAFILAIIDHFINRTSQREKWAYHTFDVFKEKPVPGHVLQEPLPEPYGPNRDLLPDDIFVLIGYYKSAEQLEWIQKHRLYNFRTGSGAGALVLDRATVSARYLLLHTSGQQHSGQLWKIVSKGPRIFSRQELVDRDYPSPTQDHYLVINLEPVTDPEFHALQWNFKDLPNYATGRPSAFPFTATLAQLMKVIYHGKD; encoded by the coding sequence ATGAAGGCTGAAACCTCCATAGAGATCAATTTAGATAGCATCGCAACCAGTCTGCGTTTGTATATCGATGCCCGTAAACCGCATACCCTGTTTGATGGGGAGGAAAGCGCTGCGGAAAACAATGAGGCACGATATCAGCTGGTGGAAGGAGCCTTTTATGATTATGCGTTCAACAACCCGGATTACCAGTTGGGCGATGTGGGGGAGAGCATCATCACCCCGCATAAAAGAAACCCGCATACGGGCACCCTGGCGCCCAATATTTTTACCGGTACCCTGACCATTCCTATATTGCACGTACATCACCCGGAGCCGTTGACGCAGATCGAGCTGGAAGTGCAATCCGTAAAAACCAGTTACCGCAATGATTACCGGGATATGCTGGAGTTTATTATGGAACAATGTACGGACCTCATCTTACAGTCCAACGCGCCGGTGGTGCATTCGCTGGAAGTGGATTATTCAGCCGACAGCCACACCCTGTACCAGCAATTTGCCTTTATACAATCCGTTATTGGTACGGGCGATTTTGCGGAGGCCATCCACCGCATTGTTACGGCACCCGTTACCCAATGGGCCGATGCGCCGGAGCTAAAGGATGTGCGCCGGGTGCGCCGTCTTTCCAATGCGCAGGTACAGGAGTTGCTAAAGGGCAGCAACCGCACGGAGCTCCTGGCAGGGCATGCATTGCGTAAAGCAGGCCTCACCACCATACCTCAAAAAATTACCACAGTTGCTAAAACCGACACGGTGGATACACCAGAGAACCGTTTTGTAAAGCACGCGCTGGAAGTGTTCTTAAAATTCTGTACGGATGTACACAATGCCGCTGCCGCACAAAGCAAGCTGTATAAGGAATCGTTCTTGCTCATCCGCACGCTGGAAGGTTTTTTGCACCATAGTTTTTTCACCAGCATTTCCGCACCTACCACGCTCAGGCTCAATAGTCCGGTATTGCAGCGTAAGGAAGGCTATAGAGAAGTGCTGCGCACCTGGCTGCTGTTCCAGGTAGCGGCCAAGCTGGTATGGCAGGGTGGGGATGATGTGTACCGCGGTGGTAAAAAAGATGTAGCCACCTTGTATGAGTACTGGTTGTTCTTTAAACTGCTGTCCCTCTTTCGATCCGTCTTTAAATTAAACGCGGAGGATATCCATCAGCTTATCGAAAAAACGGAGGACGGGTTAAACCTGCGGCTCAAACAGGGGCGGCATTATCCCATCCAGGGCGTGTACGATGCCGGTTCCCGCAAGCTGTCCATCCGCTTTAGCTACAACCGTACGTTTAGCGGGGTAAAGGATTATCCCCATGCCGGCAGCTATACCTCCCTTATGCGGCCGGATTATACGCTTTCCTTCTGGCCCGCAGGCATTACCGAGGCGGAGGCAGAGCAGCAGGAGCTCATCACCCATATTCATTTTGATGCCAAGTATAAAATTGATCACCTCAATAAATTTTTAGAGCCTTCTTCAGCGGCCGCGCTGATGCAGGAAAAAAAGGAGAACAATAAAGGCATTTATAAAAATGCCGACCTGCTCAAAATGCATGCCTATAAAGATGCCATCCGGCGTACCGGCGGGGCCTATGTGCTGTACCCGGGGCATACCGCTTTAAGCCGGCAGGGCTTTCATGAAATTATACCCGGACTGGGGGCTTTCCCGGTGCGACCTTCCAAAACAGACGACGGCATTGGCGCCTTAAAAGCCTTTATCCTTGCTATTATCGACCATTTTATCAACCGTACTTCCCAGCGGGAAAAATGGGCCTACCACACATTTGACGTTTTTAAAGAAAAGCCTGTACCGGGCCATGTACTACAGGAGCCGCTGCCGGAGCCTTATGGGCCCAACCGGGATCTGTTGCCGGATGATATTTTTGTGCTCATCGGTTATTATAAATCGGCGGAGCAACTGGAGTGGATCCAGAAACACCGGTTGTACAATTTCAGGACCGGCAGCGGGGCAGGGGCCTTGGTGCTGGACCGGGCAACCGTAAGCGCCCGGTACCTGCTGTTGCATACCTCGGGGCAGCAGCACTCCGGCCAGCTGTGGAAGATCGTCAGCAAAGGTCCCCGCATTTTTTCAAGGCAGGAGCTGGTGGACCGGGATTATCCTTCCCCCACGCAGGATCATTACCTAGTCATAAACCTGGAGCCCGTTACGGACCCGGAGTTCCACGCCCTGCAATGGAATTTTAAAGATCTGCCCAACTATGCCACCGGCCGTCCCTCCGCTTTTCCCTTTACCGCCACCCTGGCACAGCTCATGAAGGTGATCTACCACGGTAAGGACTAG
- a CDS encoding helix-turn-helix domain-containing protein, with protein sequence MKLLRIQLQLSQRELATLINVSRSTITMYEKGWRNLPSEAMIKLLQLEALHQQLLLKKALSSRQLQTFLQPRMQKVEKALNAHAQRAAADATRVAYKLTQMQEHYAQLHQKLAFIHHLMEAATPGSRQLSRLQDMEENVLEAMSSCSPDRQLLVQYKLSLLKARQQAALRIKDAARQGGADVKLY encoded by the coding sequence ATGAAGTTATTGAGGATCCAGTTACAGCTAAGTCAGCGGGAGCTGGCAACGCTTATAAATGTATCGCGCAGCACCATTACCATGTACGAAAAAGGCTGGCGCAACCTGCCTTCTGAAGCTATGATAAAGCTCCTCCAGCTGGAGGCCCTGCACCAGCAGCTGCTATTAAAAAAAGCGTTATCCAGCCGGCAATTGCAAACCTTTTTGCAACCCCGCATGCAAAAGGTAGAAAAAGCGCTGAACGCGCATGCACAGCGGGCTGCGGCCGATGCAACAAGGGTAGCTTATAAGCTAACCCAAATGCAGGAGCATTATGCACAGCTGCACCAAAAGCTGGCCTTTATACACCACCTTATGGAGGCGGCAACGCCCGGCAGCAGGCAACTGAGCCGCCTGCAGGATATGGAGGAGAACGTGCTGGAAGCCATGAGCAGTTGCAGCCCAGACAGGCAGCTGCTGGTGCAGTATAAATTATCCCTCCTAAAAGCCCGGCAGCAGGCTGCCCTGCGCATAAAGGATGCCGCCCGGCAGGGCGGGGCGGATGTTAAACTATATTAA